ATGACGCCTCTATTCTCTCATATGTGACGTGTTGACCTGCTGATTGTAAATCCCTTCTCATGAGGCTGTTTCCTCTCCACAAAGGGGATTATGTATAGTATGTGTCGACATATAGCTGCGTTGTAATATATGATAACATTATCTCAAGCTGAAAATGTCTTTATGATGGAAAACTAATCACTAAGTGTCTGCATTTGGATTATGCACTGTTCAAACTATACATATGATAAGTATAATAAGTTGGGTTCAGTAACCAAATCAccagaaaacaaagagtgaTCACTGACCAATGATGATTTCTATACAACTGATAATAAGAAGATCACAAATTAATAATGAATCAAAAGCTGTTGATATATGTAATTGTGGCGAACAGAAGAAAAGTAAAAGCATGTTGGCTTGTGAAGGTTTGGGGGAAATATTGTGTGATAATTATTTTTGTCAATATAACAAAGAGGCGTTTTTAATGATCATGGTTCAATCTGCAAGTTATTGTTAAAACTGAAttgcaataaaagaaaaactgaaatactaAATTCTGACTTTTTGcagttttaaatgataaaatgtcTTTAAGATAATAACATGTTGGGGGAAATAAAAGCTTAATGATTGACATGAAGAGTGCCATTAGGTCATTCCTCATGGGCACATCTTGGTATCACCTGTTCAATATAAAGACCAAATAAACGAGGCAGCTTTACAGACACCATGCTGCTCTTCAACCTCACACCCCCCGTGGCAGGAGCGGTGCTTCGTCTCTCTGTGGACTTTAACAGTCCTGTCGATTATCTCATCTTTATCTTTCAGATCTTATTCGCCACGGCCGCGGTTCTTTTAGCAGGGCCGGTGGTCATCAGCATTTTGTGCACCAGAGCGCTGCGGCTGCAGAACCGGTTCATTTTCATGCTGAACACCAGCATCTGTGACACGCTGGTGGGGCTGTCAGTGTACTACCAGGGTCTGTTTGATGTGCAGGAGGGCTACCCGTCCAGAAACGGGACTTATAATGTGTTACCAACTCTGCTCGGGGTGAACATTATGACCTTTTTATTCGCGCAGTTCGATCGATATTTTGCTGTGTGCCACTCATTCGCGTACATGCGCTTTGTCACCCGGAGGGTGATCATCTCCACGAACGTGTATTGCTGGTTCCATGTCTACGTGCTGCTGCTCATTCAAAATTTCCTGCCTCTCTCCAAAGCTGTGCAGGTTTATGTCTTCAGCATCATCACCTTGCAGTTCATCGTGCTCACCAAGGTGGCCATGACCATCAAACTGTACTTTGTAGCCAGGTACCAGCTGGAGAGAGACCCCCccagtgcagagagagaaaacaacaaggAGTCTCTGAGAATCATCATCTTTGTTGTCATCAGCTTCTTGGTGTTGTGGGTCCCCTCCTTTGTTAACATCGTGCTCAGACTGATAGTGGGGCGAGGGCTCGTGTTTAGGAACGAGGCCACCAATCTGTTCGCCATCATGGCCCGTCTGAACGCCGTGTGCACACCGGCCGTGTACCTGTGGGGGAGCCCGGCTCTGAGGGAGGCCACGGTGCGGACGGTGTGGGGCAGAGTGTGTCCTCGCTGTAGGAGGAGGTAAGAGGGGCAAAAGGAAAAAGGTGATATTCGCTTCTCTGAGGAGTGAACGTGCAGTGAAGCAGATGTTGATGCGTCTCTTTCTCAGGGTTGTCCCCAGTCCTGTGAAGGGAACCAGTAACGGGAGGCCGACCAAGATTCACTGACTGGGAAAGGTGAGATGAGCGAGGACTCATCCagctaaaacaaaaaatgtaaatgtcactacaaatgaataaataagtattattttcattatttatttcagtgtgtTGACGCTGACAGGTTCCCGGTAATGAACTGTAGCTTTCCCGTCTATTCAAACCTTGttgatgttaatgttaattGTTACAGACGCCCTTTGAATTCGTAATGTTTTTTATCTTCTAAtacgaaaaaaaaaagaattaattgATAAAGCCAAACCCTCATTCAACAGAAACAAGTTTGGGTTTTatgtttaaatttgttttttagtCCATCAGTTTGCTGGTTTACTTTCATAGTTGTTAAAGTTTTATACAATATAATGCTTAATTAGTCACTTATTCAACAAAATCATTCTTCTTTGattcttcttattatttatttactttcaggCCTCCATGAGTACAGAAAAACTTCCCTCACCATAAAACGTTCAAGCATAGATATAATATAATCTGCGTGCTGAGCTGATAATGATCAATAGTGTGATGAAACTgaccttatatatatatatatatacatataataacATTAGCTTACTGATGTGACTGCAGATCCTGGTGCTGAAGTTAAGTTCAATTCAAGTGTCTCTTATGTGAAATTAGTTTTGGGTCCAAATCTCTATTTCACCAAAGAAGATTTGCGTCTTACAAGCAAATGATGACGagtttgaaaacagctttttgaTCCTTGGTCCGGAACATCGCAGTAACATATATTTTTATCCATTTCTGTAAATATTTCCAGATTGtccttgatttgtttttatatttttctcaatGTTTTAAATAACGTTTCtatcctgatttttttttcatcgcAGGAAGAGCGTCAGTAGATGCCTCATATGGATTCGTGACACCACAGCGCCCTCTGGTGCTATTTTGGATCAAATAAAACTCTAACGAGTAATAAAAGCTcttgtaaataaaatactatTAATATGTGATATATGCTACtcttttctatatttttaaaGTTGTCTTTCAAGTTAAGAGGTTCATACTTTCCAACAACATTGCATGTGTTTTAGCAAAGGAAGAATGTTATGCTTTGTTCACTAgagtattataataataacattatttatatatttctcctGCATCAAGATGAGGATGATTTTTTGATTATATGACAGCCCAATAAGAGCTGAATAAAAGCCTTAAGAACGGAAATAATTTACCATGTGACTTCAGTGGAAGTTTAACTTTGACACTGGATTTCTGCACGAGGCTGATGTTTGTATGTTAGGAGAAAACAGGCTGGTGGCTCCACAGCTGATCTTACACATAAAACAATCATTTCACTTCACCTCTTCAGCCTAAACATCACTCTCCTCCAACATCACACACTCCCTGACAAGAGGAGATAGTGAGGACTATTTAATCTTTATATTCCAGATTTGATTCCCTACAACTGTTGCACTACACATTCAAGACTGGTTTATTTTCATGGTGAAAACTAGGACCATCTGATTTGTGCTAGAATGCTTATGAGCGAATAAGTGGATATCTTGTGTCAGTAAAGCACTTGTCTTAATTTAGAGTTTTTCTTGGAATTAAAGTCATGACGCCTCTATTCTCTCATATGTGACGTGTTGACCTGCTGATTGTAAATCCCCTCTCATGAGGCTGTTTCCTCACCACAAAGGGGATTATGTATAGTATGTGTCGACATATAGCTGCGTTGTAATATATGATAACATTATCTCAGGCTGAAAAAGTCTTTATGATGGAAAACTAAGAAGCGTCTGCATTTGGATTATGCACTGTTCAAACTATACATATGATAAGTATAATAAGTTGGGTTCAGTAACCGAATCAccagaaaacaaagagtgaTCACTGACCAATGATGATTTCTATACAACTGATGATAAGAAGATAACAAATTAATAATGAATCAAATGCTGTTGATCTATGTAACTGTGGTGagcagaagaaaagtaaaaGCATGTTGGCTTGGGGGAAATATTGCGTGATAATTATTTTTGTCAATATAACAAAGAGGCGTTTTTAATGATCATGGTTCAATCTGCAAGTTAATGTTAAAACTGAAttgcaataaaagaaaaactgaaatactaAATTCTGACTTTTTGcagttttaaatgataaaatgtcTTTAAGATAATAACATGTTGGGGGAAATAAAAGCTTAATGATTGACATGAAGAGTGCCATTAGGTCATTCCTCATGGGCACAGTTTGGTATCACCTGTTCAATATAAAGACCAAATAAACGAGGCAGCTTTACAGACACCATGCTGCTCTTCAACCTCACACCCCCCGTGGCAGGAGCGGTGCTTCGTCTCTCTGTGGACTTTAACAGTCCTGTCGATTATCTCATCTTTATCTTTCAGATCTTATTCGCCACGGCTGCGGTTCTTTTAGCAGGGCCGGTGGTCATCAGCATTTTGTGCACCAGAGCGCTGCGGCTGCAGAACCGGTTCATTTTCATGCTGAACACCAGCATCTGTGACACGCTGGTGGGGCTGTCAGTGTACTACCAGGGTCTGTTTGATGTGCAGGAGGGCTACCCGTCCAGAAACGGGACTTATCACGTGTTACCTTCTCTGCTCGGCGTGAACATTATGACCTTTTTATTCGCGCAGTTCGATCGATATTTTGCTGTGTGCCACTCATTCGGGTACACGCGCTTTGTCACCCGGAGGGTGATCATCTCCACGAACGTGTATTGCTGGTTCCATGTCTACGTGCTGCTGCTCATTCAAAATTTCCTGCCTCTCTCCAAAGCTGTGCAGATGTACGTCTTTGGCATCATCAGTTTGCAGGTCATCGTGGTCACCAAGGTGGCCATGACCATCAAACTGTACTTTGTAGCCAGGTACCAGCTGGAGAGAGACCCCCccagtgcagagagagaaaacaacaaggAGTCTCTGAGAATCATCATCTTTGTTGTCATCAGCTTCTTGGTGTTGTGGTGCCCCTCCTTTGTTAACATCGTTCTCAGACTGATAGTGGGGCGAGGGCTCGTGTTTAGGAACGAGGCCACCAATCTGTTCGCCATCATGGCCCGTCTGAACGCCGTGTGCACACCGGCCGTGTACCTGTGGGGGAGCCCGGCTCTGAGGGAGGCCACGGTGCGGACGGTGTGGGGCAGAGTGTGTCCTCGCTGTAGGAGGAGGTAAGAGGGGCAAAAGGAAAAAGGTGATATTCGCTTCTCTGAGGAGTGAACGTGCAGTGAAGCAGATGTTGATGGGTCTCTTTCTCAGGGTTGTCCCCAGTCCTGTGAAGGGAACCAGTAAAGGGAGGCCGACCGAGATTCACTGACTGGGAAAGGTGAGATGAGCGAGGACTCATCCagctaaaacaaaaaatgtaaatgtcactacaaatgaataaataagtattattttcattatttatttcagtgtgtTGACGCTGACAGGTTCCCGGTAATGAACTGTAGCTTTCCCGTCTATTCAAACCTTGttgatgttaatgttaattGTTACAGACGCCGTTTGAATTCGTAATGTTTTTTATCTTCTAATACGAAAAAAAGAATTAATTGATAAAGCCAAACCCTCATTCAACAGAAACAAGTTTGGGTTTTatgtttaaatagttttttaagTCCATCAGTTTGCTGGTTTACTTTCATAGTTGTTATagttttatataatataatgctTGATTAGTCACTAATTCAACAACATCATTCATCTttgattcttattattatttatttactttcaggCCTCCATGAGTACAGAAAAACTTTCCTCACCATAAAACGTTCaagcataaatataaattaatctGCATACTCAGCTGATAATGATCAATAGTGTGATGAAACTgaccttatatatatatatacatatatatatatataataacatttgCTTACTGATGTGACTGCAGATCCTGGTGCTGAAGTTAAGTTCAATTCAAGTGTCTCTTATGTGAAATTAGTTTTGGGTCCAAATCTCTATTTCACCAAAGAAGATTTGCGTCTTACAAGCAAATGATGACGAGTTTGAAAAGAGCTTTTTGATCCTTGGTCCGGAACATCGCAGTAACATATATTTTTGTCCATTTGTGTAAATATTTCCAGATTGTCcttgatttgttttatatttgtctcAATGTTTTAAATAACGTTTCtatcctgatttttttttcatcgcAGGAAGAACTTCAGTAGATGCCTCCTATGGATTCGTCACACcacagcgccctctggtggtATTTTGGATTAAATACAACTCAAACGAGTAATAAAAGCTcttgtaaataaaatactatTAATATGTGATATATGCTACtcttttctatattttaaaGTTGTCTTTCAAGTTAAGAGGTTCATACTTTCCAACAACATTGCATGTGTTTTAGCAAAGGAAGAATGTTATGCTTTGTTCATTAcagtattataataataacattatttatatatttctcctGCATCAAGATGAGGATGATTTTTAGTTTATATGACAGCCCAATAAAAGCTGAATAAAAGCCTTAAGAAGGGAAATAATTTACCATGTGACTTCAGTGGAAGTTTAACTTTGACACTGGATTTCTGCACGAGGCTGATGTTTGTATGTTAGGAGAAAACAGGCTGGTGGCTCCACAGCTGATCTTACACATAAAACAATCATTTCACTTCACCTCTTCAGCCTAAACATCACTCTCCTCCAACATCACACACTCCCTGACAAGAGGAGATACTGAGGactattttatctttattttccaGATTTGATTCCCTACAACTGTTGCACTACACATTCAAGACAGGTTTATTTTCATGGTGAAAACTAGGACCATCTGATTTGTGCTAGAATGCTTATGAGCGAATAAGTGGATTTCATGTGTCAGTAAAGCACTTGTCTTAATTTAGAGTTTTTCTTGGAATTAAAGTCATGACGCCTCTATTctctcatatgtgtgtgttgacctGCTGATTGTAAATCCCTTCTCATGAGGCTGTTTCCTCACCACAAAGGGGATTATGTATAGTATGTGTCGACATATAGCTGCGTTGTAATATATGATAACATTATCTCAAGCTGAAAAAGTCTTTATGATGGAAAACTAAGAAGCGTCTGCATTTGGATTATGCACTGTTCAAACTATACATATGATAAGTATAATAAGTTGGGTTCAGTAACCGAATCAccagaaaacaaagagtgaTCAGTGACCAATGATGATTTCTATACAACTGATAAGAAGAAGATAACAAATTAATAATGAATCAAATGCTGTTGATCTATGTAACTGTGGTGagcagaagaaaagtaaaaGCATGTTGGCTTGTGAAGGTTTGGGGAAAATATTGTGTGATAATTATTTTTGTCAATATAACAAAGAGGCGTTTTTAATGATCATGGTTCAATCTGCAAGTTATTGTTAAAACTGAAttgcaataaaagaaaaactgaaatactaAATTCTGACTTTTTGTAGTTTTAATTGATATAAAGTGTCTTTAAGATAATAACATGCTGGGGGAAATAAAAGCTTAATGATTGACATGAAGAGTGCCATTAGGTCATTCCTCATGGGCACAGTTTGGTATCACCTGTTCAATATAAAGACCAAATAAACGAGGCAGCTTTACAGACACCATGCTGCTCTTCAACCTCACACCCCCCGTGGCAGGAGCGGTGCTTCGTCTCTCTGTGGACTTTAACAGTCCTGTCGATTATCTCATCTTTATCTTTCAGATCTTATTCGCCACGGCCGCGGTTCTTTTAGCAGGGCCGGTGGTCATCAGCATTTTGTGCTCCAGAGCGCTGCGGCTGCAGAACCGGTTCATTTTCATGCTGAACACCAGCATCTGTGACACGCTGGTGGGGCTGTCAGTGTACTACCAGGGTCTGTTTGATGTGCAGGAGGGCTACCCGTCCAGAAACGGGACTTATAACGTGTTAACAACTCTGCTCGGGGTGAACATTATGACCTTTTTATTCGCGCAGTTCGATCGATATTTTGCTGTGTGCCACTCCTTCGCGTACATGCGCTTTGTCACCCGGAGGGTGATCATCTCCACGAACGTGTACTGCTGGTTCCATGTCTACGTGCAGCTGCTCATTCAAAATTTCCTGCCTCTCTCCAAAGCTGTGCAGATGTACGTCTTCAGCATCATCAGTTTGCAGGTCATCGTGCTCACCAAGGTGGCCATGACCATCAAACTGTACTTTGTAGCCAGGTACCAGCTGGAGAGAGACCCCCccagtgcagagagagaaaacaacaaggAGTCTCTGAGAATCATCATCTTTGTTGTCATCAGCTTCTTGGTGTTGTGGGTCCCCTCCTTTGTTAACATCGTTCTCAGACTGATAGTGGGGCGAGGGCTCGTGTTTAGGAACGAGGCCACCAATCCGTTCGCCATCATGGCCCGTCTGAACGCCGTGTGCACACCGGCCGTGTACCTGTGGGGGAGCCCGGCTCTGAGGGAGGCCACGGTGCGGACGGTGTGGGGCAGAGTGTGTCCTCGCTGTAGGAGGAGGTAAGAGGGGCAAAAGGAAAAAGGTGATATTCGCTTCTCTGAGGAGTGAACGTGCAGTGAAGCAGATGTTGATGGGTCTCTTTCTCAGGGTTGTCCCCAGTCCTGTGAAGGGAACCAATAAAGGGAGGCCGACAAAGATTCACTGACTGGGAAAGGTGAGATGAGCGAGGACTCATCCAGCTAaaacaaaaaatttaaatgtcactacaaatgaataaataagtattattttcattatttatttcagtgtgtTGACGCTGACAGGTTCCCGGTAATGAACTGTAGCTTTCCCGTCTATTCAAACCTTGttgatgttaatgttaattGTTACAGACGCCCTTTGAATTCGTAATGTTTTTTATCTTCTAAtacgaaaaaaaaaacaattaattgataAAGCCAAACCCTCATTCAACAGAAACAAGTTTGGGTTTtatgtttaaatttatttttagtcCATCAGTTTGCTGGTTTACTTTCATAGTTGTTAAAGTTTTATACAATATAATGCTTGATTAGTCACTAATTCAACAAAATCATTCTTCTTTGattcttcttattatttatttactttcaggCCTCCATGAGTACAGAAAAACTTCCTTCACCATAAAACGTTCAAGCATAGATATAAATTAATCTGCATACTGAGCTGATAATGATCAATAGTGTGATGAAACTgaccttatatatatatatacatatatatatataataacattaGCTTACTGATGTGACTGCAGATCCTGGTGCTGAAGTTAAGTTCAATTCAAGTG
The genomic region above belongs to Pleuronectes platessa chromosome 4, fPlePla1.1, whole genome shotgun sequence and contains:
- the LOC128438926 gene encoding uncharacterized protein LOC128438926, with the translated sequence MLLFNLTPPVAGAVLRLSVDFNSPVDYLIFIFQILFATAAVLLAGPVVISILCTRALRLQNRFIFMLNTSICDTLVGLSVYYQGLFDVQEGYPSRNGTYHVLPSLLGVNIMTFLFAQFDRYFAVCHSFGYTRFVTRRVIISTNVYCWFHVYVLLLIQNFLPLSKAVQMYVFGIISLQVIVVTKVAMTIKLYFVARYQLERDPPSAERENNKESLRIIIFVVISFLVLWCPSFVNIVLRLIVGRGLVFRNEATNLFAIMARLNAVCTPAVYLWGSPALREATVRTVWGRVCPRCRRR
- the LOC128438903 gene encoding uncharacterized protein LOC128438903; its protein translation is MLLFNLTPPVAGAVLRLSVDFNSPVDYLIFIFQILFATAAVLLAGPVVISILCSRALRLQNRFIFMLNTSICDTLVGLSVYYQGLFDVQEGYPSRNGTYNVLTTLLGVNIMTFLFAQFDRYFAVCHSFAYMRFVTRRVIISTNVYCWFHVYVQLLIQNFLPLSKAVQMYVFSIISLQVIVLTKVAMTIKLYFVARYQLERDPPSAERENNKESLRIIIFVVISFLVLWVPSFVNIVLRLIVGRGLVFRNEATNPFAIMARLNAVCTPAVYLWGSPALREATVRTVWGRVCPRCRRR
- the LOC128438880 gene encoding rhodopsin-like — protein: MLLFNLTPPVAGAVLRLSVDFNSPVDYLIFIFQILFATAAVLLAGPVVISILCTRALRLQNRFIFMLNTSICDTLVGLSVYYQGLFDVQEGYPSRNGTYNVLPTLLGVNIMTFLFAQFDRYFAVCHSFAYMRFVTRRVIISTNVYCWFHVYVLLLIQNFLPLSKAVQVYVFSIITLQFIVLTKVAMTIKLYFVARYQLERDPPSAERENNKESLRIIIFVVISFLVLWVPSFVNIVLRLIVGRGLVFRNEATNLFAIMARLNAVCTPAVYLWGSPALREATVRTVWGRVCPRCRRRVVPSPVKGTSNGRPTKIH